AAGGCTAAagatcaaaaaacaaaaaaatagtcTAATTTGCCCAAAAATTCATCTCGAATAGATGGATGGGGCATATTCATATGGAGTCCAACAAACCATTATTTGGCCCAAATGGCATCGGGTTAGCCAAGTGAAGCCCCTCCAAGGCCATTTTCTTGGGCCCGACTCCTCAGCTGCATAAGTTGATTCAAATCCAATAACtggtttaataaatatttgcttattattttctaattttataccTTTTGCTTAACTAATAATAAGATCCACAATACTATTTTCTCGGGGATGTTCTTactatgcaaaatatgattatgcttcctcattggaaaataaaaaactaaactattttggtctaggGTGATTTTTCTCCTTTGTtgttcactaatttctaaagggtttttatcacaagtggtctctgaaattgaacCATCCCATCAAGATGattcctaaaattgaaaatcaatcaatgtagtccctaaaATGGGTGTCACAAATCAATTTGGTATTTACATCATAATTCCGtcaaaaattctgttatgtgATGATGTGTCACATAACTAGGTCTCACAAGTTTAATTACATATttcaattaaataataaaaaaaattgagtacatcaatatttttacactaagggaaggGGGTTCGGCTAACCAAAcgatgggcaacctaatttggtatcgaattcgtcatttacgagattcgaaccctctcacttccaagtaaagaggaatatcaccagACTGTAGCACTGAATggcaaaatatttttatttttatactttaacaaggaaaaaagaaaaaaaaactcttcttaaggaaaaaagaaaaaaaaaactctttttcCTCGTCCCCAATTCTAAACCTTCATTGCCTCAATACCAGTCACTACTTTCTTCAGTCACCAACGATCTCTTAGGCTTCAGCTCCGGCATCCTCCATTCGCCACCACCGTCTTCTCTTCCTCACCGGAACTCATCGACAACTCAAACACTGATTCGTCACCCAACTCCTGCCCATACTCAATCCTAACTCGTCGTAATCGATCAGTGGTTGAGTCGAATCAGACGACCTTGATATAACAGAAGGACCACGTTGATTTCTGACACCCATAtttaaggactacattgatcgattttcaattttagggaccatcttgataggATGGGTCTATTTAGGGATAtttgtgattaaaaaaattaaggttaTCTATCATAAACTATAGTTTAGCTTTCTCTAAGGTTATTGCTACTTGATTTCTTacaaactctctttcttctctcaaaaTCTCTAAAGTACGACCAGTTGCTCGTTTTGCTGCTAATACATTATGTTGCACTTCTTTACCTTTACTAGTAAATGGCAAGTGTTCAATATAACTTAAGATAAAAGTTTTGTTTCTTCagattctttttaattttcttgtaaATATATGCTAGTCTTAGCGGGATGTCTAAGACAATAAATTTCTagtggttttggttgacaaggTTTGCGAGGACAATAATATACAGTGTTCAAGCAAGAATAAGCAACTGTGTGTTGATGACTTCCGTCCTCAAGGTACTACACTATTATAGGCATACTATTAAAGGAATAACTGTTAGatttggctttaatgaaatcttgtggtccctttttttttttttttgaaaaatgtagatcccttcccttaaagggcATTGAAATGCTAAACTTAGCTCTAATGCCAAATTCAAAGCAGATCGTTTAAATAGCCAAATGACTATTATAACAATTAGACATGAAACCTTACACATGAAACTAAACATGTTTCAAGATGACGGCCACTCACAATGCAAGTATAAAACCATAAAGGCTGAACTTAGAGGTACCCTAgttaatgtccagttatttgtatAGCAAGCATTCAACTACAACATAGTGCTCGAACAAAGAATGATCATCAgtttaacaaattaataatataaCAATAATAGTGTTTCCTTGTTTTGGACATAAAGTCTAATTAAACTAACACACTAAAGAAAGAATGAAAACTTACTTAAGAGTGGAGAATTacttgaatatgtacacttaTTCTTTTATTGATAGATCAAGGATGAAATAGAAGTTTACAAAGGATGTTTGCAAGAAGGGTAGAAAGCTGGAGGTTGCTCTGCATGCTTGTGTTTGTCTGTGTAGATTGAGGTGTTTTGTATGTTTGGAGGAAAGCCTCCATTTGTACACAAATGGCTTTGATAGTTTACAAAATACCTTCACAGAAAATCTACAATTATTTGCGCCATCTTACAAAACTTGTTTACTAAAAGCTGCAATTATTGTACTGGGTGACACTTGACACACCATTTTTGAATGTGAGAGTCACTATTTGACTTTTTTTCCTTCACATGGTGCTACTTTTCTTGCTTTGTTATGGACTGTATGGATCATCAGGTTTAGTATTAATAAAATTTCCATCCTTAATTTTAAAGTGaaagttttttgaatttttggttagtatttatttttaaaattactaCAAATATGGAGGATATAAACAGTCAacccaaataataataaaacacacTAAAGAGTACAGCCGGAACGACGTAGGTTTACATCGTCGCCAccactttgtttttgtttttggtcaaATCGCCAGCACTTGATTCAGTTGATTGCTTTCACAAGTTTCCCGTAGCTGTAGAGCTCCCATGTGAGCACCGACATCGCCAGCTGCTGTCAATCACAGACCCCACCCCGCGTTCTTTCCTGTGCACCCGTTCCCACAACATCCCCTTGCACCCTCCCACAAATCCCCCAATCTTACCCAACCGCAATGACCGAAAACCCGCACCTCACCACGTGGCATCCATTAATTCGCTGACTTAACGGTGCACCGCCCTAAGCGCGTAGGCAAAAGCCGAGTTTACGCGGTTTGGGCAATCAATTTTTCCGCTTATTACTCAAACCTTTTCCCCACCGGCatcatcactctctctctctctctctctctctctctctctcttcatatATCTCGCTCCTCTGCATTTcgtttcttcaatcttcttctctctcaaatttctcTGCTGGAACGAAGTGAAAAGACTGAAAAGGGCTTCAATGGCGAAATTGGTTCTGCTAATTGCTCTGTGCGTGCTGCCGGCTCTGGCCGCCGCCACGCGTCCCATGAAGACCCCGTTCACGGTGGAGGGGAAGGTCTACTGCGACACTTGCCGCGCTGGGTACGAGACCAAAGCCATCACCTACATTGCCGGTAACAAttttttaactccgattttggtTTTAGCTCTAATTTTGCTTTTAGAAATTTGGATCTCATTTGATAGATCTGGAAATGTTGCGTCTTCTGTTTGTAAATTTAGTTGCAAGATTTGATTTTTTAAATGTCAGATCTGACTGGGTTTTAAGTTTGAATAAGGTGGACTGTATGGTCAAATGATGATGCTTTTGGGGTTTGTtgtgtttattattttcttttctgtgTGTGTTGGTGCATGCCAAAGAATATTTGACGTTAGATTGATAGATGGTGACATTGactttatataataatatacgATCCGGCCCCTGCAACCGTTCATCAATACACAAATAAAGAACCCATCTTGGATCTTTGATTGAAAATTAAGGACATCTTATCTGCAGGGTATGATTTTGTTCACATCTAGGTCAACTTTGAATGGATACATTTCTAACGTACGGTTATGTCATTCGTTCGTGACATCGTTTTCGGAATAAATAGTTAGGAAGAGTTTTGTTTGCTCAATGGTTGTTGGTTCTAGTTTATGATCATGTTTTGACAAGATTTCGGTGTGGGGATATTGTTTCGAGAATTAGCATTGTTGTAGGTCGACAGTTGGGGAGTACAGTATCGTACGATTTGAGAAAGCTAAACATTGTCTGTAATGATTCGTTGATCATATGTGCATCGACTCTTTGCTGCATTGATTTCTAAAACTAATGTCGCTCGTGACATCGGTTTGTTAGGAAAACTTTGGTGATTTGATAGTTATTGAATCGTATGTTCATGTTTGGCATAGGTTTTGATGATTTGCCAACCGTTTTGGTTTACTAGTTCAGGGTTTGGTTGTGTTCATCCTCGGTATCATTGATTCTTTAAACTTAACATTTGGAAGGAAATATTAGAAACTATTTCGAACTTTCGATTGGATTGGAGATTTCCTCTAACAAGTTTTATTTGGTGATGTTAATTATAGGCGCCAAGGTTAGACTGGAATGCAGAGACAAAAGCAGCATGGCACTCGTGTACACCAAAGAAGGGACAACCGACTCAGCTGGTTGCTATAAGATCCCGGTCGCAGAGGACCATTTGGACCAGTTCTGTGATGCAGTCCTTGTTAGCAGCCCTCAGAAGGACTGTGCAACAGTTTCCCAGGGGCGTGAGCGTGCACGGGTCATCCTCACCGGCTACAATGGCATTGCTTCATACACCCGTTTTGCCAATGCAATGGGGTTCATGAGGACCGAGGCCTTGTCTGGTTGCACCCAGATTCTGAAGGAACTGCAGGAGCTCGACGTGTAGATGTCGGTTTGAGTTCCTAGTTTGTGTCTCTACTTTTTAAACCTTGCTTGGTTCACGCTGCTAATGTTTGCTGTTGTTTGATGGCTTGTTATCTCAACACCTAGTGATTTCTTGATTTATTTGCTGTActctttaaattttatttcatgGTCTCTTCTGGACTGGATAATATGGTttctgttatatatatatatatatatatatatatatatatatatatatattaataattgATTAAATTGATTTTCTCAATGTAACTCAATGTTGTTTTAATACATCGCATCGCATAGAAAATTTCTTGGAAAAATTAGATGTTATCGTGTAGTGTCTTGCACCATACGCATGGAACAATGAGCCAATCGAAATAATATCGCGATTAAAAATAGGAAAAGATTAATTAATCTTATAAGCTAGGTAAAATCATGAAGCAAATCTTCGGACTACAAATTTCTGGTAAAGGAGAGTACAATTTGAAGCTCCCtgatatctcatatcatcaactTATCAGCATCAAAGACCAACTTCGGATGCAGGCATTGATCATAAATCTTCTCGATTGTGTACAGCAGTCGTATGAACAAGTTCTTGATCGTCTAACCAAGTTGTGCGAGCAAATGCGTGCTCGGGCATGAGGTCTGAGAGGTTCATCATTCAGAAGACGATCTATTAGCGGTTCATCGAGGTTAAGGTTGACATCGATGAGCGGTTCATCGTCCAGAAGATAATGTATGAGCGACTTGGTAGGCTGCATCTGTGATTGACTCAAAAAGCTTCCATGTGTGTGTCGACTGTCGAGTGAGAAGTGAAAGGCTCAAGGAGATATTAAGCAAGAGAGATATGAATTTGAAGTTACATTTTGCACCCTTGTGATTTAGGGCATGTATACGCTTGGTCCCTACCCTTTCTAAGCTAACACTTTACTGTCCTAAAGTTATTAATTGCTACGCTATTAGTTATTCCATCAAGTTAACCACTATTTTGTTAAGCGGCACTCGATGACTATATGTTACTAACATCATATTGATGTCATATAGGTCATTAATTATCATTATCTATGGATTTAGACTAGAGGTGTGTTTTAGAAGGATCAGAAACAACGTTTCCCATTTTCGTATCAAAATTTCGAAATCGGACGAATTGAATCATAATTTTCAAATTCGAAATTTTTGGCATATTTAGAAATTTTGGAATTTGAGTAATCTCAGAAATTTCGGAACATAAATTGGAAATTCATATAATATTTaagtttttgatattttttttataacttttccGTACATGCAATTTATTATTCTTTCTTAATATTTGGTATATGTTTATGTAtcaattcaattaattttgtGGTATTCTAGTATTCTTATcctttttaatatataaatgtatgtttaatataaatacaatgaacaaAATGtaaccaaatattttttttttaaggaaatacGATAGTTTATTGGAAACACCCTCAATGGGCTAAATTATGGTTGATGAGTACAACCCAAAGGAAATCTGGGGGTTCCTCGAACCATACTTTTGAGTCCGCACTAATTAAACTGGACTTAGCTAAACAATGAGACTCCATTACAACTACGAGGAATATAAGAAACCGTACACTCCTGAAATTGAGACATCAACTCTTGGATATAAAACCAAGGCTGGAGAGATCTCCCCCGCTCGCCTTGCAACATGCCACCGCTTCCATGGAGTCAAATTCCCATTGCAACATGCGTGACGCCAAGGAACTTCGCCAACTGTGACCCAACCAAAACAGCAAGGAGCTCCACCTATTTAACCGAAGCAGTCCCCTAAAAAGCCTCACCACCACAACCCTGAACAAACCACCCACCCCTCGAACCACCCATCCTGCTCCCCCTACTGTTTCCTACACCTTCACTGCTCCATCCACATTCAATTTAAACCAGTCATCACTTGGCGCTGCCCAACGCAGTGGCACGGGTTCTCTTACCTGACTGGACTGGGTTGATGGTTAGCCTTCTGAAATTCATTGAGCCAACTAGTCGTGCGTTGAACCACCTTCAACGGATTAGACCGCTGCCCTTCCCAGACCACATCATTCTGACCTTTCCATAAAGCCCAAATCACCATTAGAACCACATCAAACTCCACCATCTTAACCTCCATATCCCTCCTAACCCCAATGGTGCAACAAACCAGACCGCACGAGCAAAATGACAATCCCAAAGTACATGTTGTGCCTACTCAAGGACTGCATTGCACCGTGGGCAAGATACATCAAGCCTAACACCTTTGGTTGACAAACTCCTCCTTGTGGGGAGGATATCATTACACACATTCCACCCACAAATTTTTACTTTGGGTGGCACCCACGGCTTCCAAATGGCATGCCAAGGACCACGATAGGCGCCACCATTATCAAAGGATGAAGAAGCAACAATATGTGAATGAGCAATCATATGTCTTGCAACTTGATATGTGCTCTTAACCGAGAAAACGCCA
Above is a window of Malus sylvestris chromosome 15, drMalSylv7.2, whole genome shotgun sequence DNA encoding:
- the LOC126604610 gene encoding pollen-specific protein C13-like; the protein is MAKLVLLIALCVLPALAAATRPMKTPFTVEGKVYCDTCRAGYETKAITYIAGAKVRLECRDKSSMALVYTKEGTTDSAGCYKIPVAEDHLDQFCDAVLVSSPQKDCATVSQGRERARVILTGYNGIASYTRFANAMGFMRTEALSGCTQILKELQELDV